Proteins from a genomic interval of Zingiber officinale cultivar Zhangliang chromosome 2A, Zo_v1.1, whole genome shotgun sequence:
- the LOC122042461 gene encoding magnesium transporter MRS2-F-like isoform X2, whose translation MMRSPKPAPDEDIHHRIAVGTAGRRKGTVNRAWLVVSDSGRSYHEEVGKYSIMRRTGLPGRDLRVLDPLLSYPSTILGRERAIVINLEHIKAIITATEVLVPNSKDPMVAPFVQDLQSRVFSSYGAPQQEAGEGSDIDGDAMGKASPYSPSLPANGVASRHGVDASKQNGSPVSGLPEGSPELGLDVPVDGRINVVPFEFRALEVCLESACRCLESETLTLEKEAYPALDELTSKISTLNLERVRQIKSRLVALSGRVQKVRDELEHLLDDDMDMAEMYLTDKLTHQRAGESSSRINLENDASEQEDGDDELGVETESSQESLGVLKPNIEELEMLLEAYFVQIDGTLNKLSHTDVPIYSLGMHEVEGVC comes from the exons atgaTGAGATCGCCGAAGCCTGCGCCGGATGAGGACATCCACCACCGCATAGCTGTTGGCACGGCGGGGCGTCGGAAGGGCACCGTTAACCGGGCGTGGTTGGTGGTGTCGGACTCCGGAAGGTCGTACCATGAGGAGGTCGGGAAATATTCCATTATGCGGCGGACGGGCCTACCTGGCCGCGATCTGCGCGTCCTCGATCCCCTCCTCTCTTACCCGTCCACCATCCTTGGCCGAGAACGCGCCATCGTCATCAATCTGGAGCACATTAAGGCCATCATAACCGCCACCGAGGTGCTCGTGCCCAACTCGAAGGATCCCATGGTTGCCCCTTTTGTCCAGGACCTGCAGTCCCGAGTCTTCAGTTCTTATGGCGCTCCTCAGCAGGAG GCTGGTGAGGGTAGTGACATAGATGGGGACGCTATGGGTAAGGCATCACCATACTCTCCTTCGCTCCCTGCTAACGGTGTTGCATCCAGACATGGAGTTGATGCATCTAAACAAAATGGTTCTCCTGTTAGTGGTTTACCAGAAGGCAGCCCTGAGCTTGGGTTAGATGTACCAGTTGATGGGAGGATCAACGTGGTACCTTTTGAGTTCAGAGCTCTTGAAGTCTGTCTTGAGTCTGCTTGCAGGTGCCTTGAATCAGAG ACACTAACCTTGGAAAAAGAAGCTTATCCAGCCTTAGATGAACTGACTTCAAAAATTAGTACTCTTAATCTTGAGCGTGTCAGACAAATCAAGAGTCGCTTGGTGGCATTATCAGGGCGTGTGCAGAAG GTCAGAGACGAACTGGAACATTTACTTGACGATGACATGGACATGGCTGAGATGTATCTTACAGACAAACTTACTCATCAGCGAGCTGGTGAATCTTCCTCGAGGATTAACTTGGAGAATGATGCATCTGAGCAGGAAGATGG GGATGATGAATTGGGAGTTGAAACAGAAAGCAGTCAAGAAAGCTTAGGAGTCTTAAAGCCCAATATTGAGGAGCTGGAGATGCTTTTGGAGGCTTACTTTGTGCAGATTGATGGCACTCTTAACAAGCTCTCTCAT ACTGACGTGCCTATTTATTCTCTTGGGATGCATGAAGTTGAGGGAGTATGTTGA
- the LOC122042461 gene encoding magnesium transporter MRS2-F-like isoform X1, which produces MMRSPKPAPDEDIHHRIAVGTAGRRKGTVNRAWLVVSDSGRSYHEEVGKYSIMRRTGLPGRDLRVLDPLLSYPSTILGRERAIVINLEHIKAIITATEVLVPNSKDPMVAPFVQDLQSRVFSSYGAPQQEAGEGSDIDGDAMGKASPYSPSLPANGVASRHGVDASKQNGSPVSGLPEGSPELGLDVPVDGRINVVPFEFRALEVCLESACRCLESETLTLEKEAYPALDELTSKISTLNLERVRQIKSRLVALSGRVQKVRDELEHLLDDDMDMAEMYLTDKLTHQRAGESSSRINLENDASEQEDGDDELGVETESSQESLGVLKPNIEELEMLLEAYFVQIDGTLNKLSHLREYVDDTEDYINIMLDEKQNQLLQMGVMLSTATVVTTAGVVVVGLFGMNIGIDLYSAPYHKFWETTWGTVVGCVILYILAIAFGKRSGLLQ; this is translated from the exons atgaTGAGATCGCCGAAGCCTGCGCCGGATGAGGACATCCACCACCGCATAGCTGTTGGCACGGCGGGGCGTCGGAAGGGCACCGTTAACCGGGCGTGGTTGGTGGTGTCGGACTCCGGAAGGTCGTACCATGAGGAGGTCGGGAAATATTCCATTATGCGGCGGACGGGCCTACCTGGCCGCGATCTGCGCGTCCTCGATCCCCTCCTCTCTTACCCGTCCACCATCCTTGGCCGAGAACGCGCCATCGTCATCAATCTGGAGCACATTAAGGCCATCATAACCGCCACCGAGGTGCTCGTGCCCAACTCGAAGGATCCCATGGTTGCCCCTTTTGTCCAGGACCTGCAGTCCCGAGTCTTCAGTTCTTATGGCGCTCCTCAGCAGGAG GCTGGTGAGGGTAGTGACATAGATGGGGACGCTATGGGTAAGGCATCACCATACTCTCCTTCGCTCCCTGCTAACGGTGTTGCATCCAGACATGGAGTTGATGCATCTAAACAAAATGGTTCTCCTGTTAGTGGTTTACCAGAAGGCAGCCCTGAGCTTGGGTTAGATGTACCAGTTGATGGGAGGATCAACGTGGTACCTTTTGAGTTCAGAGCTCTTGAAGTCTGTCTTGAGTCTGCTTGCAGGTGCCTTGAATCAGAG ACACTAACCTTGGAAAAAGAAGCTTATCCAGCCTTAGATGAACTGACTTCAAAAATTAGTACTCTTAATCTTGAGCGTGTCAGACAAATCAAGAGTCGCTTGGTGGCATTATCAGGGCGTGTGCAGAAG GTCAGAGACGAACTGGAACATTTACTTGACGATGACATGGACATGGCTGAGATGTATCTTACAGACAAACTTACTCATCAGCGAGCTGGTGAATCTTCCTCGAGGATTAACTTGGAGAATGATGCATCTGAGCAGGAAGATGG GGATGATGAATTGGGAGTTGAAACAGAAAGCAGTCAAGAAAGCTTAGGAGTCTTAAAGCCCAATATTGAGGAGCTGGAGATGCTTTTGGAGGCTTACTTTGTGCAGATTGATGGCACTCTTAACAAGCTCTCTCAT TTGAGGGAGTATGTTGACGACACAGAGGACTACATCAACATTATGCTGGATGAGAAGCAAAATCAACTGCTGCAAATGGGAGTCATGCTGAGCACTGCCACTGTGGTGACCACTGCTGGTGTGGTTGTTGTAGGTCTATTTGGTATGAACATTGGCATTGACTTATACAGCGCTCCCTACCACAAATTCTGGGAAACAACCTGGGGCACTGTTGTCGGCTGTGTGATTCTCTATATTTTAGCGATTGCATTCGGTAAGAGGAGCGGGTTGCTTCAGTGA